A genomic region of Bubalus kerabau isolate K-KA32 ecotype Philippines breed swamp buffalo chromosome 10, PCC_UOA_SB_1v2, whole genome shotgun sequence contains the following coding sequences:
- the MLH3 gene encoding DNA mismatch repair protein Mlh3 isoform X5, with protein sequence MRIEVSRIGRRPSAAPQKRMLAGSRVHEPHVYEPHQPPSARPASEAAIISSQKREPLPGILTSFLPAMIKCLSAEVQARLRSGLAVCSLGQCVEELALNSIDAEAKCVAIRVNMETFQVQVIDNGFGMGSDDVDKVGNRYFTSKCNSVQDLENPRFYGFRGEALASIADMASAVEISSKKNKSMKTFVKLFQNGKALKACEADLTRPSAGTTVTVYNLFYQLPVRRKCMDPRLEFEKVRQRIEALSLMHPSISFSLRNDVSGSMVLQLPKTKDICSRFCQIYGLGKSQKLREINFKYKEFELTGFISSEAHYNKNMQFLFVNKRLVLRTKLHKLIDFLLRKESIICKPKSGSASRQVNSSPRPRSSPELHGIYVINVQCQFCEYDVCLEPAKTLIEFQNWDTLLVCIQEGVKTFLKKEKLFVELSSEDIKEFSEDNDFSLFSASLQKQVSSDEKCGQVSFQEACNNILDSYEMFNLQSKAVKRKAPVENISTQNSRDSEAIRKKTNDSFLYTYKSDGPAHCKMAESSLQNEDSACSQSRNLEQETAGASELGENKKHKKSCLEHNSSENPCGTTSEMFGSPFQTLYHFEESGEDLEIQKVSTTVNSMAANNLENNRIQNQPERFKDATEMDCQPLSFETALSGERSAQREEEKRKKHSTCGRINVFRYGQVKLCSTGFITHVVQNEQTKSTETEHLFKSYAQPGPVSAKETFRNRTHHSVETPNSKDLTSTLSKEFAQLPNKSLCSTNRSYQLENKHTAAYKNFAIFQESSKKSHTGGLLPNTSSFSWGRHVSDGSKKTDKLIGPVKPIPHKKLSLSSQLGSLEKFKRQYGKVKNPLNSEVEENNTLEITTNLSPQVEADIPWKDKNHLDNSDICEITTMKYNYSNSSCQPVNHMFSSEKFPFSKEDDCLEQQMLCLTESAVTLQELTHFNSKFLDVEKSPESLASKLSRLKGSERETQRMDGNHFNELLQLDSSRKDGDLSSGLTLDSCKLFKNEHKKTESDNILMSDSVTQGNLFSKDSETYSNNNTTEKIPENPLVLPYDHATVISKDSDVLIASKQQIGSPDSLSRMLMSRVEDSTADQNGTCFQSEESIARTCSENEESNICSLDWQQHFDVTLGRMVYINKLTGLSTFTAPTEDVRAACTKDLTTMAVDVLLENGSQYRCHPFRSDLVLPFLPRAREERTVMRQNNRATGDDAFGHESLQSLFSEWDNPVFARYPEVAVDVSSGQAESLAVKIHNILYPYRFTKEMIHSMQVLQQVDNKFIACLMSTKTEENGEAGGNLLVLVDQHAAHERIRLEQLIIDSYEKQQPQGFGRKKLLSSIVSPPLEITVTEEQRRLLWCYHKNLEDLGLEIVFPDTSDSLVLIGKVPLCFVEREASELRRGRSTVTKGIVEERLEQVCWLSVRRHLRGRGS encoded by the exons ATGCGCATCGAGGTGTCACGGATTGGAAGGCGTCCTTCGGCGGCGCCTCAGAAGCGCATGCTCGCGGGCTCGCGCGTGCACGAGCCTCACGTGTACGAGCCTCACCAGCCACCGAGCGCGCGCCCGGCGTCCGAGGCG GCAATTATTTCCAGTCAGAAAAGGGAACCACTGCCTGGCATTCTCACCAGCTTTCTACCTGCCATGATCAAATGCTTGTCAGCTGAAGTACAAGCTAGATTGCGTTCTGGTTTGGCTGTATGCTCCTTAGGCCAATGTGTTGAGGAGCTTGCCCTCAACAGTATTGATGCTGAAGCAAAATGTGTGGCTATCAGGGTGAACATGGAAACCTTCCAAGTTCAAGTGATAGACAATGGATTTGGGATGGGGAGTGATGATGTAGACAAGGTGGGAAATCGTTATTTCACCAGTAAATGCAACTCCGTACAGGACTTGGAGAACCCAAGGTTTTATGGTTTCCGGGGGGAGGCGTTGGCCAGTATAGCTGATATGGCCAGTGCTGTGGAAATTTCATCCAAGAAAAACAAGTCGATGAAAACATTTGTGAAACTGTTTCAGAATGGAAAAGCCCTGAAAGCTTGTGAAGCTGACTTAACTCGACCAAGTGCCGGGACAACAGTCACTGTATATAATCTGTTTTATCAATTACCTGTTAGGAGGAAATGCATGGATCCTAGACTGGAGTTTGAGAAGGTTAGGCAGAGGATAGAAGCTCTGTCACTCATGCAcccttccatttctttctctttgagaAATGATGTTTCTGGTTCCATGGTTCTTCAACTCCCTAAAACCAAAGACATATGTTCCCGATTTTGTCAAATTTATGGACTGGGTAAGTCCCAAAAgttaagagaaataaattttaaatataaggaGTTTGAGCTTACTGGCTTTATCAGCTCCGAAGCACATTATAATAAGAATATGCAGTTTTTGTTTGTGAACAAGAGGTTAGTTTTAAGGACAAAGTTGCATAAACTCATTGACTTTTTATTAAGGAAAGAAAGTATTATATGCAAACCAAAGAGTGGTTCTGCCAGTAGGCAAGTGAATTCAAGTCCTCGGCCTCGGTCTAGCCCGGAACTCCATGGTATCTATGTAATCAATGTTCAGTGCCAGTTCTGTGAGTATGACGTGTGCCTGGAGCCAGCAAAAACCCTGATTGAGTTTCAGAACTGGGATACTCTTTTGGTTTGCATTCAGGAAGGAGTAAAAacgtttttaaagaaagaaaaattatttgtggAATTATCAAGTGAAGACATTAAGGAATTTAGTGAAGATAATGATTTTAGCTTATTTAGTGCCAGTCTTCAGAAGCAAGTGTCCTCTGATGAGAAGTGTGGCCAGGTCAGTTTCCAAGAAGCATGTAATAATATTTTGGATTCCTACGAGATGTTCAATTTGCAgtcaaaagctgtgaaaagaaaagctcCTGTAGAAAACATAAGCACACAAAATTCTAGGGATTCAGAAGCTatcagaaaaaagacaaatgattCATTTTTGTACACTTACAAATCCGATGGGCCAGCCCATTGTAAAATGGCAGAGTCATCTTTGCAAAATGAAGACAGTGCTTGCTCACAGTCAAGGAACTTAGAACAAGAGACAGCTGGAGCATCAgaattgggagaaaataagaaacataaaaaatcTTGCTTGGAACATAACTCTTCAGAAAATCCATGTGGAACCACTTCAGAAATGTTTGGAAGCCCTTTTCAGACATTATATCACTTTGAGGAGAGTGGAGAAGATCTAGAAATACAGAAAGTAAGTACTACTGTTAATAGCATGGCTGCCAACAACctggaaaataacagaattcagAATCAACCAGAGAGATTTAAAGATGCTACTGAAATGGACTGCCAGCCTCTGTCTTTTGAGACAGCATTATCAGGAGAACGTAGTgctcagagagaggaagagaaaagaaaaaaacatagtaCTTGTGGAAGAATAAATGTTTTTCGTTATGGACAAGTTAAATTATGTTCCACTGGCTTCATAACTCATGTGGTACAGAATGAGCAAACTAAATCAACTGAAACagaacatttatttaaaagttatgcTCAACCTGGTCCTGTGAGtgccaaagaaacatttagaaaTAGAACACACCATTCAGTTGAGACTCCAAACAGCAAAGATTTAACCAGCACTTTAAGTAAAGAATTTGCTCAACTGCCCAACAAAAGTCTGTGCAGCACAAATCGAAGTTATCAGCTAGAGAACAAACATACAGCAGCTTATaaaaattttgctatttttcagGAAAGTAGTAAAAAATCACACACAGGTGGCTTATTACCTAACACATCCTCTTTTTCTTGGGGTAGACATGTTTCAGATGGTAGTAAGAAAACAGACAAGTTGATTGGTCCTGTCAAACCCATACCTCATAAGAAGCTAAGCTTAAGCTCACAACTAGGATCTTTAGAGAAGTTTAAGAGGCAATATGGGAAGGTTAAAAATCCTCTGAATTCTGAAGTGGAGGAAAATAATACTTTAGAAATCACTACCAATCTCAGTCCTCAGGTTGAAGCTGACATTCCATGGAAAGACAAAAACCACTTAGACAACTCTGACATCTGTGAAATCACTACTATGAAATATAATTATTCCAATAGTAGTTGTCAACCAGTAAATCACATGTTTTCTTCCGAAAAGTTTCCATTCTCCAAGGAAGATGATTGTTTGGAACAACAGATGCTTTGCTTAACAGAAAGCGCTGTAACTCTACAGGAGTTAACTCATTTTAACAGTAAATTTTTGGATGTTGAGAAGTCACCTGAATCACTAGCCTCTAAATTATCCAGATTGAAGGGTTCCGAAAGAGAGACTCAAAGGATGGATGGGAATCATTTTAATGAATTGCTACAATTAGATTCCAGTAGGAAAGATGGTGACTTGTCCAGTGGGTTAACCCTAGATTCTtgtaagttatttaaaaatgagcataaaaaaacagaaagtgaCAATATCCTGATGTCAGACTCTGTCACACAAGGTAATCTCTTCAGTAAAGACAGTGAAACATATTCTAACAACAATACCACTGAGAAGATACCAGAAAATCCTTTGGTACTGCCCTATGACCATGCTACAGTTATCAGTAAGGATTCAGATGTTCTTATAGCTTCAAAACAACAGATTGGAAGTCCTGACTCTCTGAGTAGAATGTTAATGAGTCGTGTGGAAGATTCCACAGCTGACCAAAATGGAACTTGTTTTCAGAGTGAGGAATCCATAGCAAGAACTTGTTCTGAAAATGAAGAGTCCAACATATGTTCTTTGGATTGGCAGCAGCATTTTGATGTAACTCTGGGAAGAATGGTTTACATCAACAAACTAACAGGACTTAGTACATTCACTGCTCCTACTGAGGATGTTCGGGCTGCTTGTACTAAAGACCTGACGACTATGGCTGTGGATGTTCTACTGGAGAATG gATCTCAGTACAGGTGTCATCCCTTTAGAAGCGACcttgttcttcctttccttcctagaGCTCGGGAAGAGAGGACTGTGATGAGACAGAATAACAGAG CTACTGGGGACGATGCCTTTGGTCATGAATCACTGCAGTCTTTGTTCTCAGAATGGGACAATCCAGTATTTGCCCGTTATCCAGAG GTTGCTGTTGACGTAAGCAGCGGCCAAGCTGAGAGCCTAGCAGTTAAAATTCACAACATCTTGTATCCTTATCGTTTCACCAAAGAAATGATTCACTCAATGCAG GTTCTCCAGCAAGTGGATAACAAGTTTATTGCCTGTTTAATGAGCACTAAGACTGAAGAGAATGGTGAGGCAG